A segment of the Commensalibacter oyaizuii genome:
TTAGTAAAGCACTAAAAAAGCCTTGTTGGTGGGATGGAAAACAATGGGTAGATGCCCTTGGTAATGTTATTACCATATAATTACTTTTATCAAATAATAAGGCATAATTTAGGTTGTTTAAGCAGCTTTTTTATGCCTATTATATCACAAATTCTACGGTTAATGTATTAACCCCAGAACAATAGAAACTGTAATAATCATACTAAAAGTAGAGATAGCAAGGATAGATGCAGATTCTTCTTGGTATTGTTTATATTGATTACTAAGTAATATTGTCATTGGACCAGATGGCATTGCGCACAGTAATAATCCTTCATTAAAAATGGTAGGACTATTGTTAAGAGAAAATACAAATGCGACACCTAAAAATAAGGCAGGCAGAGCAATATCCTTAATTGATGCAAAGAATAAACGTTCAGTGGTTATTTTAAACTTGTTAACAGCTATTGTCATGCCCGCTACAAAAACTGCAATGCCAGAAGTAGCTTTACCAATTAATAAGCAAGAATTGTTGATAAAGTCAGGCAGTTGAATTCCACACAATAATAAAATAATTGCTAATAGAGGGGCCCACACGTATGGACAATAGACGATCGCATTATAAATAGAACTGGTTATTAAACGATAAATTGGAATGTGGTGCTGGCTATTTTTTTTCTCTTCGTCAACTTCAATGATAATAGTGGCAAGCGGGATAAGAAATAGATTAATAACCAGAGCCATCATACTGATGGCAATGCTGCTAGATCCTCCATATAGTGGTTCTAACAAAGCAGGACCATAAAAAGGTCCTGCAGAAAAACTCCCTCCCAAAGCTGCTAGAGAAGATTGAACAACGTTACGTTTAAAAATTATTTTGGCAATGAAAAAACTAATTAGGTAAATGGCAATGGTAGAAATTAATAATGATAAAAATAACAAGAAAGCACTATGAAGCTGTGTCCTAGAAACGCTAAGAGTTCCTGCAAATAAAACTGGAGGGAGTGTGACGGTCAGTACCAGTTTGCTGAGAATGGAGATAGCATTATCATTATTTTGAAAAATATTTTTCTTCGCAGCAAAAAAACCAAACATTAAAATGATAATGATGGGGATAACAATCCCAATAGGCTGTAAGAGGGATAACATGTGATTGATACCGACTTTCTTGTACTTTGTATTTGAAGGATATTTAGCACTAAGTAACAAAGAAAGAAAACGATATATTGAGCATATAATCTTTTAGATAAAGGAATCTTTTTGTAACCTTGATATATATATTTTTTTTTACAGAAAATGCATCATGACAGAACGAATTTTGGAAGAGTTCATTTATGTATGCTAAAATTGAGCAATATAGGATATGATCCGATAGTATAATTTATACTTTGAATAAGTTTATATACGATCAATATTCGTACTTTTATCAATTAAATGATAGTTGAATAAACTTAACACGGCTACAAATTATTTTAATCGTATAAGTTCCATTTTAAATTTATATGTAGAACAATACATTATAATAACACAATTTATCAAAGATCAGGAATTTAATTGCATGGATTTGCTTATTATTAACCCCAACACAACAGTCTCGATGACCAAAAAGATTGATGAGGCTGCGAAAAAAGTAGCATCACTAAACACCAAGATTACAGCAGTTAATCCTAGCGATGGTCCCGTTAGTATTGAGGGTTATTTTGATGAGGTCTTTGCTGTTCCGGGTATGATTGGTGAAATGCAAAAGCATCCTAATGCAGATGCATATATTATTGCGTGCTTTGATGATACAGGTCTAGATGCCGCACGTTGTGTTAGCAACGCACCGGTTATCGGTATTGGTGAAGCTGCCTTTCATATTGCCAGCTTGGTGGCAGGGACATTTACTGTGGTCACAACACTTTCTCGCTCTATTCCTGCGATTAAGCACAATCTTGGAAAATATGGTTTATTAACCCGTTGTGCAGGTATTCGTGCTAGTGAGGTTCCTGTATTGGATTTGGAAAAGAATGGTTCTGATGCTTACCAAAAAATATCGGATGAAATTGGACGTGCGCTCCTTGATGATCGTGCTGAGGCAATTGTTCTAGGGTGTGCAGGAATGGCAGATTTAGCGGCGTCTTTGTCTGCAAAACATCATATCCCTGTGATTGATGGTGTCAGTGCTGCGGTAAAATTGAGTGAAGCTATTGTACAATTAGGCATTGGCACCTCTAAATGGGGGGGATATAGGCGTCCAGTTGCGAAAGAGTTTAAAGGCATTTTTGCACCATTCAGCCCAAAATAAATTATGTACTGTTACATGATTCAAGGATCGCAGCGCATCCATCCAATAATTAACTGTTGATTTGTATTCAAGGGGCGAGCACTGGGTACATTAAGCTTTAAAACATAGTTGCCACTTGGTGTCGTCGTAAAACGGTAGGGCGTAAATCCATCGGCTATAGAACATTGCAAAGGAATGATTTTAGGTAATTCCAGCGGTGTATTTCCTATATTGGTTAATCGTATATTTAATAGTTTAGGATCATTTGGATGGGGGATTTGATCCACACTAAATTGTTGAATCAAAGGAAGATGCTGTAACATCGTCAACCATGTTCGTAAGCTCCAGTTGCGCTGATCGTTGGTAACTGGCAGACGAAACCAGATAATCCCTTTTAACTGAAATGGGGGATTTTGCTCAAGCTGTTGGATTAGTTTTCTTAATTGTTGAGGATCGCTATATAGTTCATGGCCAAAGGGGCCAGCTTTTAGGTTATTCTCTCCTTCAATGTAATAAATTGAACCAAATGAATTCATACCTACCCGTAATCCATAAGTGGGTAAGGCCACATAAAAAGGGCGTTTACTTATGCGATTCATTTTATCAATATAACGTAAAGCATTCTGAATATTAATCAGGCCCATTGTTGGGTTATCGACGGTATGAACCTGCAAAATTGCATGGTTAATTTGTTGCGTAAGCTGTGGAAAATATGGAGAGTTCAGCCAGTCTGGAATAACAGTAATCGTTAGATATATGTTTTTAGGTAGTTGTTGTTTTATCGTTTTTAATAACGAGATGTAGTGTTGTAATTTTAAAGTTGGCCAATCCAGATCTAATTCAATACGATAAATATGATGTTGGTGATATGTGGGTGAATCTTTGACAAGTTTCAAAATCTCGCCTGCGGTGGGCAAGGGGCGAATGCGATCAAAGCGGTATACAGCTGTTAAAGGCAGTTGTGTTTGATTTAATGTGGTAAAGTCTATGGATGGATAGATGGTTGTTTCATCAGGTTCATATTCGCCTGCTAAAAATCGCCATCCAGTAAGGTAAGGAGTGCTTTGCTGGATGGAGGGTATTAAGGTTGATAACCATCTTTTTTGCCAGATATAGGCTTGTTGAGGTAATACTCTGTGGGTGTGGGTTGATTGAGACAAACATAATAGGCAAACAAAGCAAGTAATTTTTAAAATGTTGTGAATTAAAGTTATTGTATAGTTACGCAATTCATACCTTTTTGTTTTAATTTTGAACAAGCTTCAGAAGCAGTTATATAATTTATTCCTGTTAAACGAGCCCGATATAATTTATTTCCATTTTTGTTGACCATCTCGACAGAGCTATTAGCTATAGATAACGTACCCGCAGCGTTTCTTTTTGCCCGAAAGGTTGCTTGTTGTGCAAGACTGGGTGAAGAAAAAGCCCCAACTTGAATACCCCAATTTCCTTTACTTGACGACGGCGGGGCATAAGCAACCTGTACGATATTAGCGTCAGAGTGTTTGGATACCTCGTAGGTTGGTGTAACCACAGAGGAAGCGACCAAGATATCTTTTTTAGAGGTTGATTTGCTTTTAGAACGTTTATTCTTTGGCAAAGAAACAGGATTGCTTTGGGCGACCATTGTTGTTGGGTAATATGGTTTGGGGGTATAATAAGCCTCTAAAGATAAGGGTTTTGCTGTGTTTTTTCGCCGATAGGGGCCTGCGTAACTTGCAAACGGTCCGCTCATGGGCACATCATTTCCCAATTTCGGGGCAACAGCAGCCAAGTATTTTTTCGTCTCGGAGGGTAAAGATTTGCCACGTGTTAGATGTGCATTTAGCGTGCCAGGTCCCCCGTGATAAGCAGCAACAAAGCCAGGAGCCCCAAATTTATTATAAAGAATACGAATATAAGCAGTACCTGCCATGATGTTATCACGTGGATCGTAAGGGTCTTTCCCTAAATTGTAGCGTTTAGCCATATCATTGTAAGTGGGCGTTTTTAGTTGCATTAATCCTTTAGCCCCATGGGGTGAAGTAATAGGGCGTTTATTATAATATTGATATCCCCGTGACTCTTGCATCATAACAGCGCGTATCCATTGATCAGGAACATTAAATCGTTGAGATGATTGATTAATATAAGGTCCCCATGGGTCTTGTTCTGGTCCTGGTGGGCGCCATTTTGGATGAGAAGACATATAATTACTGTATCGTGAAGAAACAACACCACCTTTTTGTTTGTTGCCACCATCGCACGCAGTTAGGAATAAAAGAATGAGTAAAGAAAAGAAATGGAAATAATTTAACGGTTTATTTGTCATTTTATAATTATTTATTATTTTCATTTCTAAACCTATATTTAAAAACAAAGAATATTTATTATATTTGTTTTTGGAAAACAAGAGGCAAGCACTTTGCTTTTGTTGTATTAGTAATGAGGTATAAAGATTTGATCTTTGGATCAGTATTAATAATCTCTTATCGTAAATATTCAAAAGTTATTTTACAAAGGTGTGCATGGTATACCAGCTTGTTTTAATTGCGTGCAAGTTTGGATCACGTGATTGAAATCGATACCAGTGAATTGTGCACGATATAAGGTTTGTCCCTTTTTATTTAATGGTTTGATTAGCGTCCTAGCATTGGCTAGTTGTGACGACACCTTTTGTGCTTGTGATAGTGCATGTTGTGCCGATGTCTGAGAAGAAAAAGCACCGATTTGTATACCTGCATTTTCCCCTATTGAAATAGGCGTTGGTGCGGCTGTATTACGGGTTCGTTTAGGACTACGAGATAATTTGCGTTGTTGTGCCTCAATAACATTCTTGTTAGAAGAGGAGACAATTAGAATTGGTGGCTCGCCCGTATTTTGAGAGGGAATAATTTGTTCATTGTTTTGAACAGTGACGGGTTTTGGTTTATCCCCACCGCACGCGCTAAGAAGAAGCAAAAAAAATAGTGGAAAAAAATGAAATAATAAAGAAAATCCACAATCATAATATTGATTTTTCTTTGTCAAAAGCATTTTTGCCCTCCACGATTTTGATATTAAATCATTTTATATCAGAGTATTCGTACATTGTTAAAGAACTATTTACGCAAACAAATTAATAATCAATAAGACCCAACTCTTTTAGGTCTTGTTTCATTTTCAAAGGTAGGTTTGTCCTAGATATAATATTATTTCTAGACAAATCAGCTGGGGCAGTTTCAGGTTTTAAATAACGCCATCCTTGGAAAGGTTTTATCGGAATAGAATGTGTACGGATAATCTCTGGTTCTAATAGAATCTTTATGCAAGGTGATCCATTTTCACGAGTGCTGGGAATAAAGT
Coding sequences within it:
- a CDS encoding AEC family transporter; the protein is MLSLLQPIGIVIPIIIILMFGFFAAKKNIFQNNDNAISILSKLVLTVTLPPVLFAGTLSVSRTQLHSAFLLFLSLLISTIAIYLISFFIAKIIFKRNVVQSSLAALGGSFSAGPFYGPALLEPLYGGSSSIAISMMALVINLFLIPLATIIIEVDEEKKNSQHHIPIYRLITSSIYNAIVYCPYVWAPLLAIILLLCGIQLPDFINNSCLLIGKATSGIAVFVAGMTIAVNKFKITTERLFFASIKDIALPALFLGVAFVFSLNNSPTIFNEGLLLCAMPSGPMTILLSNQYKQYQEESASILAISTFSMIITVSIVLGLIH
- a CDS encoding aspartate/glutamate racemase family protein — protein: MDLLIINPNTTVSMTKKIDEAAKKVASLNTKITAVNPSDGPVSIEGYFDEVFAVPGMIGEMQKHPNADAYIIACFDDTGLDAARCVSNAPVIGIGEAAFHIASLVAGTFTVVTTLSRSIPAIKHNLGKYGLLTRCAGIRASEVPVLDLEKNGSDAYQKISDEIGRALLDDRAEAIVLGCAGMADLAASLSAKHHIPVIDGVSAAVKLSEAIVQLGIGTSKWGGYRRPVAKEFKGIFAPFSPK
- a CDS encoding DUF3142 domain-containing protein, with translation MRNYTITLIHNILKITCFVCLLCLSQSTHTHRVLPQQAYIWQKRWLSTLIPSIQQSTPYLTGWRFLAGEYEPDETTIYPSIDFTTLNQTQLPLTAVYRFDRIRPLPTAGEILKLVKDSPTYHQHHIYRIELDLDWPTLKLQHYISLLKTIKQQLPKNIYLTITVIPDWLNSPYFPQLTQQINHAILQVHTVDNPTMGLINIQNALRYIDKMNRISKRPFYVALPTYGLRVGMNSFGSIYYIEGENNLKAGPFGHELYSDPQQLRKLIQQLEQNPPFQLKGIIWFRLPVTNDQRNWSLRTWLTMLQHLPLIQQFSVDQIPHPNDPKLLNIRLTNIGNTPLELPKIIPLQCSIADGFTPYRFTTTPSGNYVLKLNVPSARPLNTNQQLIIGWMRCDP
- a CDS encoding lytic transglycosylase domain-containing protein, producing the protein MTNKPLNYFHFFSLLILLFLTACDGGNKQKGGVVSSRYSNYMSSHPKWRPPGPEQDPWGPYINQSSQRFNVPDQWIRAVMMQESRGYQYYNKRPITSPHGAKGLMQLKTPTYNDMAKRYNLGKDPYDPRDNIMAGTAYIRILYNKFGAPGFVAAYHGGPGTLNAHLTRGKSLPSETKKYLAAVAPKLGNDVPMSGPFASYAGPYRRKNTAKPLSLEAYYTPKPYYPTTMVAQSNPVSLPKNKRSKSKSTSKKDILVASSVVTPTYEVSKHSDANIVQVAYAPPSSSKGNWGIQVGAFSSPSLAQQATFRAKRNAAGTLSIANSSVEMVNKNGNKLYRARLTGINYITASEACSKLKQKGMNCVTIQ
- a CDS encoding SPOR domain-containing protein, which translates into the protein MLLTKKNQYYDCGFSLLFHFFPLFFLLLLSACGGDKPKPVTVQNNEQIIPSQNTGEPPILIVSSSNKNVIEAQQRKLSRSPKRTRNTAAPTPISIGENAGIQIGAFSSQTSAQHALSQAQKVSSQLANARTLIKPLNKKGQTLYRAQFTGIDFNHVIQTCTQLKQAGIPCTPL
- a CDS encoding DUF1489 family protein, which gives rise to MLHIMKVAVGVQDIEHLLEINRSLAKENGGYPYTLTRFPPKQIADILDQGSLYRVIKGIMCCRQIIKDFIPSTRENGSPCIKILLEPEIIRTHSIPIKPFQGWRYLKPETAPADLSRNNIISRTNLPLKMKQDLKELGLIDY